In the genome of Thunnus maccoyii chromosome 15, fThuMac1.1, whole genome shotgun sequence, one region contains:
- the LOC121913747 gene encoding uncharacterized protein LOC121913747, whose translation MPRLQSGVWKHFTPAIKDGRETFMCNYCSKTYTKNATKMQMHLDKCKEYSVVSQQSPGPDGSSSASIPVPSFSFLPSANPGGQFLIDSVDQRSQAYADECLARAVYATSSPLTLTDNIYWKRFFSVLRPAYCPPTREALSSHLLDCEYDRVQSQVHEAIGKADCVTIICSGWSNFKETGTIVYIVATPTPLFYKCTKKTKEQTHASKFIAAELKKVINEVGPQKVFAIVTDDAPEMMAAWAEVEETFPHISAIGCTAYGTQQLFDEIVAQPSIKALCRRAEQVVRYVTEQKLLTENFRCWQTTKTRNHAANGTALVLPTGSDWTGVVNMFNSLLEGQNCLQEMAVSSTLDVEASIRATLQDAAFWKGLSSSRNLLYLIGNYIDYMKRDDAILSGVVDMFSQLRYHIGASLSGSVLHSTEEKAVMASLDRCQEFCIKPIHAAAYMLDPKHVGQQTLSGEQINSAFYVISNLSHHLNLDEGKVLGSFARYSAKQGLWKGAGIWSSCQHVSASTWWKGLCSSEPLSPVASAILQIPPTTGTCEHLQSRFCNTKVQGSLSADRVQKLVAMQTNLKLLEPSDCEYVPLESEEDRKVSFQSETQ comes from the coding sequence ATGCCACGCTTGCAGTCCGGTGTATGGAAGCATTTCACCCCGGCCATCAAAGATGGGCGGGAAACCTTCATGTGCAACTACTGTTCAAAGACATACACAAAGAATGCTACCAAGATGCAGATGCATTTGGACAAATGCAAGGAGTACTCTGTGGTTTCACAGCAGTCACCGGGCCCAGATGGAagctcctctgcctccattCCTGTTCCCTCCTTCTCGTTTTTACCATCTGCCAATCCTGGGGGACAGTTCCTCATTGATTCAGTGGATCAACGCAGTCAGGCGTATGCTGACGAGTGCCTGGCAAGAGCTGTGTATGCCACCTCCTCACCTCTCACTCTCACAGACAATATTTATTGGAAACGATTTTTCAGCGTACTCCGGCCCGCTTACTGTCCGCCCACCAGAGAGGCTCTGTCCTCTCATCTCTTGGACTGTGAGTATGACAGAGTACAAAGCCAGGTTCATGAGGCTATAGGGAAAGCAGACTGTGTCACCATCATCTGCAGTGGATGGTCCAACTTTAAAGAGACTGGAACTATCGTTTACATTGTTGCAACTCCTACACCACTGTTttacaaatgcacaaaaaagacaaaggagCAGACACATGCAAGCAAGTTTATTGCTGCGGAACTAAAAAAAGTCATAAACGAAGTGGGACCGCAAAAGGTCTTTGCTATTGTCACTGATGATGCCCCGGAAATGATGGCAGCTTGGGCTGAAGTAGAAGAGACCTTCCCACACATATCAGCTATTGGTTGCACAGCATATGGCACCCAGCAGCTCTTTGATGAAATTGTGGCACAACCATCAATAAAAGCACTGTGCAGGAGAGCTGAGCAGGTGGTGAGGTATGTTACAGAGCAAAAACTATTAACAGAGAACTTTAGGTGCTGGCAGACTACAAAGACAAGAAACCACGCTGCCAATGGGACAGCACTGGTACTACCTACTGGCTCTGACTGGACAGGTGTGGTTAATATGTTCAACAGCCTCCTGGAGGGTCAGAACTGTCTCCAAGAGATGGCCGTCTCATCCACATTGGATGTTGAGGCATCCATCAGGGCGACATTACAGGATGCAGCATTTTGGAAAGGGTTAAGTAGCAGTCGAAACCTGCTCTACTTGATTGGGAATTATATTGATTACATGAAAAGAGATGATGCTATACTCTCAGGTGTTGTTGACATGTTCAGTCAGTTAAGATACCACATCGGAGCCTCCCTGTCTGGGTCTGTGTTGCACAGTACTGAAGAGAAAGCTGTCATGGCATCATTAGACAGGTGTCAGGAGTTTTGCATCAAGCCCATCCACGCAGCGGCATACATGCTGGATCCAAAGCATGTTGGACAGCAGACGCTCTCCGGGGAGCAGATAAACAGTGCTTTCTATGTCATCTCCAACCTGTCACACCATTTAAATCTTGACGAGGGTAAAGTACTTGGCAGCTTTGCCAGGTACTCAGCTAAGCAGGGCCTATGGAAGGGGGCAGGGATATGGAGCTCATGCCAGCATGTGTCCGCATCCACCTGGTGGAAAGGGCTGTGTTCCTCTGAGCCGCTGTCCCCTGTGGCCTCCGCCATACTCCAGATCCCACCAACAACAGGAACGTGCGAGCACCTACAGTCACGCTTCTGCAATACAAAGGTGCAAGGTTCTCTCTCAGCCGACAGGGTGCAAAAACTGGTAGCAATGCAGACGAATCTCAAGCTTTTAGAGCCAAGCGATTGTGAGTATGTTCCTCTGGAGAGTGAGGAAGACAGAAAAGTTTCATTTCAATCTGAAACTCAGTAG